The following are from one region of the Heterodontus francisci isolate sHetFra1 chromosome 34, sHetFra1.hap1, whole genome shotgun sequence genome:
- the LOC137348559 gene encoding zinc finger protein 774-like yields the protein MWREFFRFHTGERPFTCFGCGKGFTHSSNLLTHQHVHTAKRSFQCSDCEKRFESNNELLQHQRTHPGERPFTCTESGKEYIRHTGERPFTCFGCGKGFTHSSNLLTHQHVHTAKRSFQCSDCEKRFESNNELLQHQRTHPGERPFTCTESGKEYIRSSHLLRH from the exons ATGTGGAGAGAATTCTTCCGCTT tcacactggggagagaccgttcacctgcttcgggtgtgggaagggattcactcactcatccaaTCTTCTGACACACCAACATGTTCACACTGCTAAGAGATcttttcaatgttctgactgtgagaagagatttgaAAGTAACAATGAGTTGCTGCAACACCAACGTACTCACCCTGGAGAGAGGCCTTTCACCTGCACTGAGAGTGGGAAGGAATATATTCG tcacactggggagagaccgttcacctgcttcgggtgtgggaagggattcactcactcatccaaTCTTCTGACACACCAACATGTTCACACTGCTAAGAGATcttttcaatgttctgactgtgagaagagatttgaAAGTAACAATGAGTTGCTGCAACACCAACGTACTCACCCTGGAGAGAGGCCTTTCACCTGCACTGAGAGTGGGAAGGAATATATTCGGTCATCCCACCTTCTGAGACACtag